ACCCCCTCGGCAGCGCGATAAGCCGCCGCATGGGTATAGATACCGATACGCGCGGCATCGCTGTCAAACTCGCAGCCGATGCGGCCGCAGCCGATCAGCCCGGCGCGCATCATCCGAGCAAGTCCCAGTTCAGCGGCGTGCCGCGTTTGATGGCCTTGCCGGCGCGCTTGCCAAGGATGGTGTCGAGGAACTTGGGTGCCAGGCCCAGGCCGGGGCGAATCGCGCGTACATTGTCTGCCGTGAAGGTTTCACCGGGTGCCACATCCTTCACTACATACAGCGAGCGGCGGAACACCAGCGATTTGGTCTCAGCCTTGGTGGCGCCGTATTGCACATGGCCCATGGCCTGCCAGGCGCGCTCGGTTTCAATCACCAGCGAAGCCAGCTCCTCGGGCTCCAGCGAAAACGTCGAATCCACACCACCATCGGCGCGGCGCAGCGTGAAGTGCTTCTCTACCACCGTTGCACCCAGCGCCACCGCAGCCACGGCAGCCCCCACGCCCATCGTGTGGTCGCTCAGGCCCACTTGGGTGCCGAACAGCTCGCGCAGATGCGGGATCGTACGCAGATGGGTGTTCTCGGGCGTGGACGGGTAGGTGCTGGTGCACTTGAGCAGGACCAGGTCATTACAGCCGGCTTCACGTGCCGCGCGTACGCTTTCATCCAACTCGGCCACGCTGGCCATGCCGGTGGAGATGATCATCGGCTTGCCGGTGGCGGCCACCTTGCGGATCAGCGGCACATCGGTGTTCTCGAAGCTGGCGATCTTGTACGCCGGCACATTGAGCGATTCGAGAAAATCCACCGCGGTTTCGTCAAACGGCGTGGAGAAAGCAAGCATGCCGTGCTCGGCGGCGCGGTCAAAGATCGGCTTGTGCCATTCCCAGGGCGTGTAGGCCTCCTGGTAGAGCTTGTACAGCGAGGTGCCGGCCCAGAGGCTGTTCGGGTCACCAATATGGAACTCGCCCTCGTCCAGATCCAGCGTCATGGTGTCAGGCGTGTAGGTTTGCAGCTTGAGTGCGTGGGCACCGGCTTTGGCGGCGGCATCCACAATCGCCAGCGCGCGTTCGAGCGACTGGTTGTGGTTGCCACTCATTTCGGCAATCACAAAGGGCGCGGCATCGGGGCCGACGCGGCGATGGCCGATATTGAAGCTGTTCATGGTCTTATCCCTCATTGCGGCAGCACCCGTTCAAAGTGGCCGTTGTGCTCACGATACCCCGCCTGGACAAAGAGTTTCAGCGATGCTGTGTTGTCCGGCAAGACCGTTGCATCAATCGCACGCAGCGCCGGCCACAGGCGGGCAATGGCGGCATCACCCGCTTGCAGCAGTGCACCGCCCCAACCCACGCCTTCGCGGCCGGCAAACAGGTAGATGGAGACTTCGGCGCGATCCGGCAAGTCGGCATTGCGGTCGTAGCGCAGCACGCCTACTGGGCCGTTGGCGCTTTCGGCGATCCAGAGCTGGCGGTCGGGGTTGGCCAGCGTGCGGGTCAGCCAGTCGATATGGGCATCCCAGCTGATCGGTTCGGAGTTGATGGACCAGCGGCGCACGTTCTCGGCATTGCGGCCATCGAACAGGCGCTGTGCATCATCCAGCGTGGCGGGGCGTAGCGTCAGGCAGGCGTGCAGCATGGCGGCGGCGACGCGTTGGGTGCCTTTGGCATCGACGAGTGCGCGCGATTTGTCGGCATAGCTTTGGCGGCGCGGGGCATCGGCCAGCAGATCGCTAATGGCTTTGCCAAGCTGGCTGGCCGTCACATGACGGTCGCGGCCCAAGTACTGGTGGATACCCGCCGCGTGCAGCGCCTGAGCATTCGGCTCCTGGTTATCAGCCACAGCTATGCACAGCGTGGGCACACCCAGCGCGGCGCGCTCCCAACTCGTCGTACCGCCCGCGCCGATAAACACGTCGGCCTGCTGCATCAGCGCCGCAAAGTCGGCCACGTGGCGATGCAGCGTCCAGTTAGCCTGGCCTTGTGCCTTAGCTTGCAGCGCATCCCATGCCGGGTTGGCGCTGCCGGCCACGATGTCGGCATGGATGGGCAAACCTGCCAGCGCTTCCATTGCCTTGAAGGTTTCACCGCCAGCATCCACGCCACCAAAGTTGACTACCACCCGGTCGGCTTTGGCGCGAATCGTGGGTGCAGGCACGCGGAACTCGGGGCGCAGCAAGGCGTAGCGTGGGCCGAGCAGTGTCTGGCAGCTTGCCGGAATCAAGGGTGCATAGGCATCCGCCGTGGCAGTCAGGTTCTGGTCGATCAGCAAATCTGCGTCGTGCGGGCGGTTGGCCAGGTCGTCGATCACGGCGATGCGCTGGGCAAAGGCGCGGGCACTACGTTGCCATTGCGCATCGAGGCCGTAGTGGTCAACCAGCAGCCAGTCGAACGGCGGCTGACCCGCCAACTGCGTTTGCAGCGCGGCCAGGTCGGCCTGCCAATCAATCAGGGATTCAATGTTGCCGGCGCGGTCGCCCGGATAACTGGCTGGCAAAACCAGCACGGCAAAGCCCGCATCGGCAATCCGTGCCAGTGCATTGCCGGGTAGTTCGCGGCTCGCAAAGCTGACGACTGCGCCCTGGTCGCGCAGTGCGTTTGCCAGCGTGAGGCAGCGCACCACATGGCCGGAGCCGATGGCCAGCGAGGCGTCGGCGCGAATCAGCACCCTCACGCGCTCTTGTCCCCGCCAATTTCACCGCCTGCTAGCAGTGCGCCGTACAGATACTCGGCGCGACGCCAGTCTTCGGGCGTGTCAATGTCTTGCACCAGATAACGCGGCAACACCACCGGCAAGCTGGCCGGCGAAAAGATCACGTCGCCACGCAGCCAGGCCTCTGCCCTACCCCAATAGAACTGGCCGGCATCATGGAACGCCTCTTCCAAGTCTTGCGAGCGAGTGTTGCGGTACTGCGGATACAGCGCATCCACGCAACCCGCCTCGTTCAGGCGGATGGCGCGTTGTACCGGGAACGGGAAGCTGGTAACCGAGAAGGCATAGGACTTGTCGGCATGCTTGGACAGTGTCTCAAAGCCTTCGCGCAGATAGCGCGGCTGCACAAACGGCGCGGTGGCGTAGATGCAGCAGGCCATGCTCACCGGCTCACCATCGTCTTGCAGCGTTTTGATCGCGTGCTGGATCACCGCAATGGTGGTCGTGTGGTCATCGGCCAGCTCGGCAGGCCGCACAAACGGCACTTCGGCGCCCAGCTCGCGTGCCAGCGTAATGATCTCGTCGTCGTCCGTGGTCACCACTACGCGGTCGAACAGGCCACTGGCTTTCGCTGCGGCAATCGAATACGCCAGCATGGGCTTGCCGTGGAACGGCTTCACATTCTTGCGCGGAATCCGTTTGCTGCCGCCGCGGGCGGGGATGATGGCAACCGTACTCATAATCTACCTCTTGTGTCTTAAGCCGAAGCGACGCATCAGCCCTGTATCAATGCACCTTTAGTCAGCAACAACTCCCGCAATACCGACCGATGGCAACGCGCTTCGTCCTCGCAATAACACCCTACCGAGAAATTGGTCTGGTGCGACAAAGCCGCCAGCAAGGCCAGATCATGCGCCGCAGCCGGTTCAGCCATCTCGGCCTTGTATCTCTTCACGAACGCCGCCCAGTCTGCGGGGCTTTCGGCGGCTTGGCCCAGCTTCATGGTCTCGGCACTTGGGGCGAGATTAGGAAACCAGACGTCGTACCAGTTTTGCGAGGCGAATTCGGTTTTGGGTACGCCGCGTGGTGGGCGGCGGACGGTGCCGAGGCGCAGGCCTTCTTTGGGCAATCTGGCAGAACCTAAGCGAAGGATGTGGATGGGCACGGGAAAACGCTTCTGTAGGTTCGGCTGAATGCAATGGGGCCAACGTTTACTAAAGTTACTTGATTGTTGGGCTTCCTATTTTCAGCCCAACCTACTGGCTAGGGAGCCATTCCCAATGATTTCAAAACATAAGCACCAATCACTGCTATAAGCACCCCCGAAATAATCTTGGCAAGCCCTCCAGAAAGCCACTTAAAAGGGGAATCCCTTTTCACCTCAGCCTGTTCGATCACATTTCCCTCACCAACTTGAACAGAACCATTCACAGAACCTGTAACGCTTACTTGAAAATTGTTCACAACAGACCCAGCACCATCACCTTGGCTATTCCTCTCATTTTCATCCTCTGCTCCCAAAAGTGACATATATGGATTCCTCTCCGTATCACTAAGATGCTTTAAATATTGCGTAAGAGCGCCAGTAATATTATCCCTAAGCACAACAAGATGATTAGCTTTAAGCTGATCTGCAACCACGCTTGAATTCCCATCCGGCACACCCAGAGACTGCGCCTTCTCCGCTATCTGCCTACTAATAGCCTCCATACACTCAGCGGATGTATACATACCCAAGTGCATTAGCATTTCACTGGCCGACAACTCTCTTGGGGACAGTCCACGGCTCGACTCAAAGAACAACTTCTTCCCCAGTACGCCAGCCAGATATCCCCATTTCATTTCCCGAGAAAAATGTTCAGAGTTACCAATAGACTCATTAAATTCCAACTCCTTAACCGATTGCTCAAAATACCCATCTGGAATGAGGCGCACCAAGTCATGTTCGACCTGCGCCTTAAGCTGCTTTAGCACCCACCAATCCAAATCATGCTCTTTAACCTCATGATGCATAAGTGAAATGTCTCAATGATTTATTAATTTATCAAAACAGCTGTTTCACAGCATCGATTACAACAACCTGATTGACTTTCTCCAACCCCGCAAACATCGGCAAACTCAACGCCTCGCGGTAATACGCCTCCGCATTCGGAAAATCCCCATCCTTGAACCCCAGCGCCCGGTAATACGGCTGCGTATGCACCGGGATGTAATGCAGGTTCACGCCAATTCCAGCAGCACGTAAGCCTTCAAACACTGCCTTATGCGTCTTGCCAATCTGATCGAGCTTGAGCCGCACCACATACAAATGCCAGGCTGATTCCGCATCCACTTGGCGCGTAGGCAATTGCAGCGGCAAATCCGCCAGCAGCTCGTCGTAACGCGCAGCCAGTTCACGCCGGCGGGCGACGAACTGATCGAGCTTTTGCAGTTGCGAGAGGCCCAGCACGGCCTGGATGTCGGTCAGGCGGTAGTTGTAGCCGAGTTCAGTCTGTTGGTAGTACCAGGGGCCGTGGCTGGGTTCGGTCATCAGCGCCGCGTCGCGGGTGATGCCGTGGCTGCGCAGGCGTTTGAGGCGTTCGGCCAGCGCTGGCCGGTTGGTCAGGATCATGCCGCCTTCGCCGGTGGTGACGATCTTGACCGGGTGAAAGCTGAAAATCGTCATGTCGGCGTAGTCGCCACAGCCGACCGGTTTGCCTTTGTAGCTGGCGCCCACGGCGTGGCTGGCGTCTTCGATCACCACAAAGCCGTAGCGTTGCGATAGCGCCTTGATCCGTGCCATATCGCAGCTCTGGCCGCTGAAGGCGACTGGGACGACGACCTTGGGCAAGCGCCCTGCCTTATCGGCCGCGATGAGCTTGGCTTCGAGTGCGTCGGCGCACAGGTTCCAGGTGTTCGGGTCGATATCGACAAAGTCGACATTGGCGCCGCAATAGCGCGCGCAGTTGGCGCTGGCGACAAAGGTATTGGGCGAGGTCCACAGCCAGTCGCCGGGGCCCAGATCAATGGCCATGCAGGCGATATGCAGTGCGGCGGTGGCGTTGCAGACGGCGACGGCGTGTGATGCGCCGTGGCGGGCGGCGACGGCTTCTTCGAAGCGATCAATGCTCGGGCCTTGGGTCAGCCAGTCGGATTGGAGGACTTCGACAACTGCGTCGATATCGGCCTGATCGATGCTCTGGCGACCGTAGGGGATCATGCTGGCTTCCTGCTCAGTGAGTAGGCCGGGCCGCGCGCCGGCCTACGTGTCGGGGGGTCTAGGGCGTGGCTTTGTCCAGCGCTGTCAGCTCGTCAATCGTGAGGTAATGCGGGTTGGTGTCGGACACGTATTCAAAGCCTTCCGCCACCTTCTTGCCCACTGCGCCCAGCGCGTTGGTCTGGAAATCGCTCTGGACGATGAAGTTGATGGCCGGGGCGATCACGTAGTGGTCGTCAAATTCAAACGTGTGCTGCGCGTCGTCGCGCGAGATCATCATCTCGTGCAGCTTTTCGCCGGGGCGGATGCCGACGATGCGGTGCGGCAAGGTTGGGGCGATGGCCTTGGCCATATCGGTAATTCTTGCCGACGGGATCTTGGGCACGAAGATTTCGCCGCCCTGCATGCGCTGGAAGTTGTTGAGCACAAAAGCCACGCCATCGTTGAGCGTGATCCAGAAACGGGTCATGCGTGCGTCGGTAATCGGCAGTGAATCGGCACCTTCCTTGATGAGCTTGCGGAAGAACGGCAGTACCGAACCGCGCGAGCCGACCACATTGCCATAGCGCACCACGGCAAACCGCGTCTTGTGGCCGCCGGTGATGTTGTTGGCAGCAACAAACAACTTGTCGCTCAGCAGCTTGGTGGCGCCGTAGAGGTTGATGGGGCTGGACGCTTTGTCGGTGGACAGCGCGATCACCTTGCTGACGCCGCATTCAATGGCCGCGTTGATCACGTTCTCGGCCCCGCCTACGTTGGTGCGGATGCACTCGGTGGGGTTGTATTCGGCAGCCGGCACCTGCTTGAGCGCGGCGGCGTGGACCACGTAATCAATGCCGCGCATGGCTTGCTTGAGGCGGTCGCCGTCGCGCACATCGCCCAGGAAGTAACGCATTTGCGGGGCGTTGAGTTCCTGCTGCATCTCGAACTGCTTGAGCTCGTCGCGCGAGAACACCACCACACGGCGTGGTTGGTGTTCCTTGAGCAAGGTAGCGATGAACTTGCGGCCAAAGGAACCCGTGCCGCCGGTGACCAGAATGGCCTTGTCCTTGAAGAAATCCTTGTCGCTCATGGCCGCTCGATCTTTATGTGGTGTTGAGGAAACTAGCCTAGCAATTAGTTTGCCAGTCTATTCATCCGGCAGATTGCCCAGGCCCAGCGCATCAATGAAACCAAAGGTGCGCATATCCTTGATACGCATGGGGTACAGCATGCCGAACAGGTGATCGCACTCATGTTGCGCCACGCGGGCATGAAAGCCGCTCACGGCGCGATCAATCGGCTGGCCGTGTTCGTCAAAGCCTTCGTAACGCAGTTGTGTGTAGCGTGGCACCACGCCGCGCATACCGGGCACGCTGAGGCAGCCTTCCCAGTCATCCGCCATCTCATCGCTCATGGGCGTGAGCACGGGATTGCACAGGATCGTGAACGGCACGGCCTCGGCATCGGGGTAACGCGCGCTCTTGAAGCCGCCGAAGATGGTGATCTGCTTGGATACGCCAATCTGCGGGGCGGCAATGCCGGCGCCGTTCATGGCGACCATTGTGTCTTTGAGGTCGGCAATCAGATCCATCAAGGCAGCCGAGCCGAATTCCTCGGGTTCGATGGGGTCGGCAACCCGCAGAAGCAGCGGGTCGCCCATTTTGACGATGGGACGGATAGCCATTAGTCAGCGTCTACCTTGACCACTTCTTCAAGGATGCGGTGTACGCGCTCGATGGCCTCGTCGAAGATCGACTCGGCGGCATCCATATCGATTTCATAGCGGCTTTCGCGGCGACCGGCCGCCCAGTTACTGACCACGGCAATCGCGGCGTAGCTGAGACCGGCTTCCTTGGCCAGGGCGGCTTCGGGCATGCCGGTCATGCCGACGATATCGCCACCGTCGCCGGCAATGCGGTTGATCTCGGCACCGGTTTCCAGACGCGGGCCTTGGGTGGCGGCGTAGGTGCCACCATCGATCAGCGCCTGCTTGCTGGCGCCGGCTGCCTTGAGAATGCGTTCACGCAGCTCATGGCAGTAGGGTTCTGTGAAATCGATATGCGTAACGGGCTTGTCGCCGCCTTCAAAGAAGGTGTGCTTGCGTCCGTAGGTGTAATCGATGATCTGGTGCGGCAACACCAGTGTGCCGGGTGGCATGTTGTCGCGGATGCCACCCACGGCGCAGACCGAAATCACGCGCTTGACCTTCTGTTCGGCCAGCGCCGTGATATTGGCGCGGTAGTTGATTTCGTGCGGCGGAATGGTGTGGCCGTAGCCGTGGCGGGCGATGAAAACGACCTGTTGGCCGTTGATTTCGCCAAAGGTCAGCGCGCCGCTGGGTTCGCCGTATTGCGTGCGAATCACCTGACGATGGGTGATTTGCAGATTGCGCAGCCGTGTCAGGCCGGTACCGCCAATAATGGCAAGCATGGAATTCTCCCTTGTTGTTGTGGACTGCCTTGGAAGCGCCCTTGAGCCTGCGAAGATGGTGCAGCAGGTTTACATAGACCAATTAGGCGCCAAAAACGCGGGGGCGACAAGCGCCTGCGTCAGACATCCAGGCTGAGTGTGTAGGTACGAAACACGGTGTCCCACTGCCAGCCATGCGCCTCGTAGACCGATTGCGCTGCATGGTTGTCATGGGCGGTGGAAAGTTGCAGATAGGCTGCACCGCTTTGCTTGCCCACCTGGCGGGCTTGTTCGAGCAGAGCGCCGGCCACGCCCTGCCCTCGGGCCGCAGGCGTGACATAAAGATCGTACAGGGTCCAGATGGGCGCCAGCGCAACCGAGCAGAAGCCAGGGTACATCTGCATGAAGCCGAGCACCTCACCGCCAGATTCCGCCAAGAATACTCGCGATTGACCACTGCTCAGGCGCATGTGCAGCCAGGTGCGGCATGCTGTGAGGTCGCTGGGTTGATCGTAAAACTGGCGATACGCATCAAACAACTTGGCGGCGGCATCGATCTGGTCGTGCGCATGCAGTTCACGCAGCTTCATCGCTGGATCACCGTGGCGCAAAACTGCTGCAGGTAAGTGGTGAACGCCGGGCCAATTTCCGGGTGTTTGGCACCGTAGGCCAGCGTGGCTTCCAGATAACCCAGCTTGGAACCGCAGTCGTAGCGCGTGCCTTCAAAGGGCAAAGCAATTACCCGCTCTTCATCGAGCAAGGCGGCAATCGCATCGGTGAGCTGGATTTCCCCGCCTTTACCCGGCTGGGCCGTGGTGAGGTGGCGGAAAATACGTGGCGAGAGGACGTAACGGCCCACCACGGCAAGGGTTGAGGGGGCTTCGTCGGGCTTGGGTTTCTCGACAATACCGGTGAGCTTGAGGCGGCCACTGCTGTCGGCCTCGGTGACCACAATGCCGTAGGAGCTGGTTTCCTCGCGCGGGACTTCTTCCACGCCGATCACGGAGCTGTGCGTGTCGTCGTACAGCTCCACCATCTGACGCATGACCGGCTTTTTGGCATCGATCAGGTCGTCGGCCAGAATCACGGCAAAGGGCTCGTCGCCCACCAGCGGCTTGGCGCAGAGCACGGCATGACCCAGACCCAGGGCTTCGGGCTGGCGTACATAAGCACAGCTCACACCCTTGGGCAGCACATTGCGCACTATCTCGAGTAAATCGCGTTTGCCCTTGGCTTCGAGTTCGGTTTCCAGCTCATAGGCTTTGTCGAAGTGGTCTTCGATGGCGCGTTTGTTGCGCCCGGTGACGAAGATCATCTCGGTAATGCCTGCGGCCACGGCCTCTTCCACGGCGTACTGGATCAGCGGCTTGTCCACGATATTGAGCATTTCTTTCGGGCTGGCCTTGGTGGCCGGCAGAAAGCGTGTACCCATACCGGCAACGGGAAAGACCGCTTTGGTGACTTTTTGCATGGCATGAACCCTTATGAGGTTTGCCCGATCAACGCCAGCAAACCGGCTTCATCCAGTATGGGGATGCCGAGTTCCTGCGCTTTATCGAGCTTGGAGCCAGCGGCTTCGCCGGCTACCAGATAATCGGTTTTCTTGGAGACCGAGCCCGCGGCCTTGCCGCCTGCGGCTTCGATCAACGCTTTGGCATCGTCGCGGCTCAGTGTCGGCAGCGTGCCGGTAATAACCAGTGTTTTACCCAGCAAGGGGCCGGTGGCCAGCAGCTCGCTCGGTTCGGATTCGGGCCAGCTTACGCCGGCTGCGCGTAGTTGTTCGATGACTTCCACATTCAGCGGCTCAAGCAGGAAGTCGCGGATCGATTGCGCAACAATCGGACCGATATCCGGCACGGCCTGCAAAGCGGCAATCGCAGCAGCCTCATCGGGCTGTGTGGCGGCTTCGATCAAGCCATCCAGCTTGCCGAAATGCCGTGCCAGATCCTTGGCGGTGGCCTCGCCTACGTTGCGGATACCGAGTGCGTAAATGAAGCGTGCCAGCGTTGTGTTACGGCTTGTCTCGATGGCTGCCAACAAGTTGCTGGCCGACTTCTCGGCCATGCGTTCCAGCGCGGCCAGTTTGACGATGCCGAGTTTGTAGATATCGGCCGGCGTACGCAGCAGACCGGCATCCACCATCTGATCGACCAGCTTGTCGCCCAGCCCTTCGATATCCATGGCGCGGCGGCCAGCAAAGTGCAGCAAGGCCTGCTTGCGCTGGGCCGAGCAGACCAGGCCGCCCGTACAGCGATAGGCTGCCTCGCCCTCTTCACGCGCTACATGCGAGCCGCACACAGGGCAGGCAGTGGGCATCTCGAACGGTTTGTACTGCGGCACCGTGCGGGTTTCAACCAGATCAACGGCTTCTTCCACCATGGGCCGGCGCTCGGCCACGATGCCGACAATCTCGGGTATCACATCGCCCGCGCGGCGCACGATGACGGTATCGCCCTGCCGCACATCGAGTTCGCGGATGCGGTCCAGATTGTGCAGCGTGGCGTTGGTGACGGTGACGCCGCCCACAAACACGGGCGCAAGCCGCGCAACCGGGGTGATCGCACCGGTGCGGCCGACCTGCACATCGATGTCCTCGACGGTGGTCAGCATTTCCTGCGGCGGGTATTTATGCGCCACGGCCCAGCGCGGTTCTCGGCTCACAAAGCCCATGCGTTCTTGCAGATCGCGGGCGTTGACCTTGTAGACCACACCGTCGATATCGAACGGCAAGGCATCGCGCTTGGCAGCGATAGCTTGGTGGAAGGCAATCAGACCCGCCGCGCCCTGCGCGACGACGCGGTCGGCGCACACCGGAAAACCCATGGCAGCCAGTGCATCGAGCATGCCGCTGTGGGTGGCCGGTACAGTCCAGCCGTCGACTTCGCCCAAGCCATAGGCAAAGAAGCTCAGCGGGCGCTGCGCGGCAATCTTCGGATCCAGCTGACGCACAGCACCGGCGGCCGTGTTGCGCGGGTTGATGAAGGTTTTCTCGCCTTTCTCCTGCTGGCGGGCGTTGAGCGCGTCGAAATCATCGCGACGCATGTAGACCTCGCCGCGCACTTCCAGCACCGGTGCGGTAACGCCCGCCAGGCGCAGCGGAATCTGGCCGATGGTGCGGATGTTCTGGGTGACGTCTTCACCGGTTTCGCCATCGCCGCGCGTGGCGGCGCGCACCAGCACGCCGGCCTCAAAGCGCAGGCTGATGGCGAGACCATCGAACTTGAGTTCGGCGGCGTATTCAACCGGCGCATCGGCCTCGGTGAGGGCCAGTTCCTTGCGGACACGCGTATCGAAAGTCTCCGCACCACCGGGGCCGGAATCGGTCTCGGTGCGGATCGACAGCATGGGAATCACGTGCCGCACGGGCGCAAACGCATCGAGCGGCTTGCCGCCCACGCGCTGGGTGGGCGAATCGGCCGTGCGCAGCGCCGGGTTGGCGGCTTCGAGGGCGCTTAGTTCATTGAACAGGCGGTCGTACTCGCCGTCGGGCACCAGGGGCGCGTCGAGTACGTAATAGGCATGGGCATAGCGGTTGAGCTGATCGCGCAAGTCGGCTGCGCGCTGGATATCGGCGTCGCTCATGGCCGATCAGGAGAACAGGCGCAGCGCGGCCACACCGCCTGCGGGGATGCCACGGTCGTCCATGCGGCCATACAGGGCCACCAGCTGCTTGCGGATGGCGGCCAGATCGGCCGGCTTGAGCGAGCGGTTGTCGTCATCGACCAGATCACCACCGAGCGTCAGCGCCATTTGCTGTGCCAGATCGGCCATGCGATCAAACGCCTGTTCGCCACCGGCTACGCGTGGTACATCGAGCAGCAGCGTCACCGACGGGGTTTCATCGAGCGCGTCCATCGGGCGGTGGTGGCGATCACACAAAATGAACAGCGGCTGGCCGGATTCGGACCGGGCATGGAAGGCACCATCGGCTTCGAGCACCAAGCCGGCGGTTTCAATCATGGGCGTCAACCGGCTCACCGGG
The nucleotide sequence above comes from Chitinimonas sp. BJYL2. Encoded proteins:
- the ligA gene encoding NAD-dependent DNA ligase LigA; protein product: MSDADIQRAADLRDQLNRYAHAYYVLDAPLVPDGEYDRLFNELSALEAANPALRTADSPTQRVGGKPLDAFAPVRHVIPMLSIRTETDSGPGGAETFDTRVRKELALTEADAPVEYAAELKFDGLAISLRFEAGVLVRAATRGDGETGEDVTQNIRTIGQIPLRLAGVTAPVLEVRGEVYMRRDDFDALNARQQEKGEKTFINPRNTAAGAVRQLDPKIAAQRPLSFFAYGLGEVDGWTVPATHSGMLDALAAMGFPVCADRVVAQGAAGLIAFHQAIAAKRDALPFDIDGVVYKVNARDLQERMGFVSREPRWAVAHKYPPQEMLTTVEDIDVQVGRTGAITPVARLAPVFVGGVTVTNATLHNLDRIRELDVRQGDTVIVRRAGDVIPEIVGIVAERRPMVEEAVDLVETRTVPQYKPFEMPTACPVCGSHVAREEGEAAYRCTGGLVCSAQRKQALLHFAGRRAMDIEGLGDKLVDQMVDAGLLRTPADIYKLGIVKLAALERMAEKSASNLLAAIETSRNTTLARFIYALGIRNVGEATAKDLARHFGKLDGLIEAATQPDEAAAIAALQAVPDIGPIVAQSIRDFLLEPLNVEVIEQLRAAGVSWPESEPSELLATGPLLGKTLVITGTLPTLSRDDAKALIEAAGGKAAGSVSKKTDYLVAGEAAGSKLDKAQELGIPILDEAGLLALIGQTS